From the genome of Candidatus Electrothrix communis, one region includes:
- a CDS encoding right-handed parallel beta-helix repeat-containing protein produces the protein MISKKIFLSLLAGVAAALLTQQPGFAKELVVNKGVLDKDTTWSGDVLVKGDVEVAKGATLLIMPGTTVRFAKIKAFGPEKMYTDKDNHFSRAEIFVLGKLYAQGTKENKITFTSAEESPAPGDWGAINFNGTVDNLLEYCEFMYAQTAVHCHASQVAVLYNIFKYNGTAMGSKNLPDVPVRCSMPVLYNLVTENGGGIIIGGGTASPVAHNEISNNEFFGIYVKKGGRAAVRFNNVSKNGKGVIFYATKETLLRDNNIADNKSYNVSMLEGQSGDISVRNNWWGSADEKKILEKVMDKARDESLGKADLTDFYTSSVSGAGIL, from the coding sequence ATGATAAGTAAAAAGATATTTCTGTCGTTGCTTGCCGGTGTTGCAGCAGCGCTTCTGACCCAGCAGCCGGGATTTGCAAAAGAACTGGTTGTGAATAAAGGGGTTCTTGATAAGGATACAACCTGGTCCGGGGATGTCCTGGTAAAAGGAGATGTGGAGGTTGCCAAAGGAGCGACTCTCCTGATCATGCCGGGCACCACTGTTCGTTTCGCCAAGATTAAGGCGTTCGGGCCGGAAAAGATGTACACGGATAAGGATAACCATTTTTCCCGAGCCGAGATCTTTGTTCTGGGAAAACTGTATGCCCAGGGAACCAAAGAGAATAAAATAACCTTTACCAGTGCGGAGGAATCGCCTGCTCCCGGAGACTGGGGCGCGATCAACTTCAATGGTACTGTGGACAATCTTCTTGAATACTGCGAGTTCATGTATGCCCAGACAGCGGTACATTGCCACGCTTCGCAGGTTGCTGTCCTGTACAATATCTTTAAGTATAACGGAACCGCTATGGGCAGCAAGAATTTACCCGATGTTCCTGTTCGATGCTCTATGCCGGTTCTTTATAATCTGGTGACAGAGAACGGAGGCGGAATTATTATCGGTGGTGGAACTGCCTCGCCTGTTGCCCATAATGAAATCAGCAATAATGAGTTTTTCGGCATCTATGTGAAAAAAGGGGGTCGAGCTGCTGTTCGTTTTAACAATGTCAGCAAAAATGGCAAGGGTGTGATCTTTTATGCCACCAAAGAGACTCTTCTGCGGGACAATAATATTGCCGACAACAAAAGCTATAATGTCTCCATGCTGGAAGGCCAGAGCGGAGACATCTCCGTCCGTAACAACTGGTGGGGATCTGCTGATGAGAAAAAAATCCTGGAAAAGGTTATGGATAAGGCCCGTGATGAGAGTCTTGGCAAGGCTGACCTGACGGATTTCTATACCTCTTCTGTCAGTGGAGCAGGTATTC
- a CDS encoding phosphate/phosphite/phosphonate ABC transporter substrate-binding protein, whose protein sequence is MLTLQACNTDEGGDKPAAASASNEKPLKFGFMICDSRKMSQERFAPFTAYLEEKLGRKVEMILKNTFEFESLIKNKEVDFFHVNSIVAVLLKEKYKADLLAIDIRGRNGYKATGTLIARKDSGIKTIDDMRGKSMVFGPALAPFGYMAQYALLLENNFDPETDFSSYTIPAGAAKHDKVVYGVEYGKYDVGAAPRIDLDRMVEENIIDLDDYNIIAESDQMPYCTIGARAEVDPALKEQIKNIALNLKQDESAMVDGEVLKILKRMLIDGFAPVVDSEYDAIREDLKRCNMPPYTKY, encoded by the coding sequence GTGTTGACGCTTCAGGCATGCAATACTGACGAGGGGGGCGATAAGCCTGCTGCTGCTTCGGCAAGCAATGAAAAGCCACTGAAATTCGGCTTCATGATCTGCGACAGCCGAAAAATGTCCCAGGAACGCTTTGCTCCTTTTACCGCCTATCTTGAGGAAAAACTTGGGCGCAAGGTGGAAATGATCCTTAAAAACACCTTTGAGTTCGAAAGCCTGATTAAAAATAAAGAGGTTGATTTCTTTCACGTCAACTCCATTGTCGCTGTTTTGCTTAAAGAAAAATACAAGGCGGACCTGCTGGCTATTGATATCCGAGGGCGAAACGGCTACAAGGCAACCGGTACCCTTATTGCCCGTAAAGACAGCGGCATAAAAACCATCGATGATATGCGCGGTAAGTCTATGGTTTTCGGCCCGGCCTTGGCTCCTTTCGGGTATATGGCTCAGTATGCTCTGCTGCTGGAAAATAACTTTGATCCGGAAACAGATTTTTCCTCCTACACCATTCCTGCCGGTGCTGCCAAGCATGACAAGGTGGTCTACGGGGTAGAATACGGAAAATACGATGTGGGCGCTGCGCCTCGTATTGATTTGGACCGAATGGTGGAAGAGAATATTATCGATCTGGATGATTATAACATTATTGCTGAGAGTGATCAGATGCCGTACTGCACCATTGGTGCCCGGGCTGAAGTTGATCCGGCCTTGAAGGAGCAGATCAAAAATATTGCCCTGAATCTGAAGCAGGATGAAAGTGCGATGGTCGACGGAGAAGTTCTCAAAATTCTGAAGCGGATGCTTATCGATGGTTTTGCTCCGGTTGTCGACAGCGAGTACGATGCAATTCGGGAAGACCTCAAGCGTTGCAATATGCCTCCGTACACCAAGTACTAA